From Numida meleagris isolate 19003 breed g44 Domestic line chromosome 4, NumMel1.0, whole genome shotgun sequence, the proteins below share one genomic window:
- the SLC9B2 gene encoding sodium/hydrogen exchanger 9B2, giving the protein MVKEDTVNEDSEPSICERNGMIPMHEKSEGGSIVDAKSTDGNIQTEETALLNHSAQQPPEPISGSPSPAGTWKQIFACPPKGLLSRIVTNVAAVVLVWAVVWSITGPECLPGGNLFGILCLYFFAVIGGKIFGLIKIGTLPPLPALLGMLLAGFLIRNTPFISDIVQINLHWSAALRNIALSIILTRAGLGLDPKALKKLKAVCLRLSFGPCLSETCTAAVFAYLLMHLPWQWGFILGFVLGAVSPAVVVPSMLILQAGGYGVEKGVPTLLMAAGSIDDILAITGFNTCLGMAFSSGSTLYNVLRGVLEVAVGIAAGGILGMFLRYFPSHDQASLSWKRSYFVLGLSMFAVFGSVYFGFPGSGGLCTLVLAFIAGVGWSDEKREVEKIVAVAWNIFQPFLFGLIGAEVSVTSLRPETVGLCVATLGIALVVRIIATFLMVCFAGFNFKEKVFVSLAWIPKATVQAAIGSLALDTARSHQDEQLEKYGMDVLTVAFLAILITAPIGALVIGLAGPRLLQKAQSKHKEDEEGAEAGEEPENCEPS; this is encoded by the exons ATGGTGAAAGAAGATACAGTGAATGAAGATTCTGAACCATCAATATGTGAGAGAAATGGCATGATTCCCATGCATGAGAAAAGTGAG gGGGGATCAATAGTAGATGCCAAAAGTACTGATGGGAATatacaaacagaagaaactgcTCTTTTGAATCACTCAGCTCAGCAGCCTCCAGAACCAATATCAGGGTCTCCATCACCCGCAGGAACATGGAAGCAAATATTCGCTTGTCCTCCTAAGGGTTTACTGTCTCGAATAGTAACAAATG TTGCAGCTGTGGTCCTGGTTTGGGCTGTGGTTTGGTCCATCACTGGGCCTGAATGTCTCCCAGGTGGAAACCTGTTTGGAATTttgtgcctttatttttttgctgtcattGGAGGTAAAATTTTTGGACTCATTAAAATAGGAACACTGCCGCCCCTCCCTGCTCTTCTGG gGATGCTGCTTGCTGGTTTTCTCATCCGAAATACCCCATTTATTAGTGACATCGTCCAGATAAATCTACACTGGTCTGCAGCACTGAGGAATATTGCCCTTTCGATTATCCTGACCCGAGCAGGACTTGGTCTAGATCCAAAG GCTCTTAAGAAGCTCAAAGCAGTCTGTTTACGGCTTTCTTTTGGACCATGCCTCTCAGAAACatgcacagctgctgtttttgccTATTTACTCATGCATTTGCCATGGCAGTGGGGATTTATATTAGG ttttgttctagGTGCAGTCTCTCCCGCTGTTGTGGTTCCCTCAATGCTGATCTTACAAGCTGGGGGATATGGAGTGGAGAAAGGTGTCCCAACTTTGCTAATGGCAGCTGGAAGCATTGATGACATTCTGGCTATTACAGGCTTCAACACTTGCCTTGGGATGGCTTTCTCTTCTG GTTCCACTCTGTACAATGTGCTCCGAGGAGTGCTGGAGGTTGCTGTTGGCATAGCAGCTGGTGGGATTCTGGGAATGTTTCTTCGGTATTTCCCAAGCCACGAtcag GCATCTCTGTCATGGAAGAGATCGTATTTTGTACTTGGGCTGTCCATGTTTGCTGTTTTTGGCAGCGTCTACTTTGGCTTCCCTGGGTCAGGAGGGCTCTGCACATTAGTCTTAGCTTTTATTGCAGGTGTGGGATGGTCTGATGAAAAG aGGGAAGTAGAAAAAATTGTTGCAGTTGCGTGGAATATCTTtcaaccttttctttttggtttgaTTGGAGCGGAAGTATCTGTTACATCTCTCAGGCCTGAAACTGTTG GGCTCTGTGTTGCTACACTAGGTATTGCCCTAGTTGTGCGAATCATAGCGACGTTCCTGATGGTGTGTTTTGCTGGGTTTAATTTCAAGGAGAAAGTATTTGTCTCGTTGGCGTGGATTCCCAAAGCCACTGTCCAG GCTGCAATAGGTTCCCTTGCCCTGGATACAGCAAGAAGTCATCAGGATGAGCAACTGGAAAAGTATGGAATGGATGTACTAACAGTAGCCTTCTTGGCTATCTTGATCACTGCCCCCATTGGAGCCTTGGTTATCGGCTTGGCAGGGCCCAGACTTTTGCAGAAGGCTCAGTCAAAACACAAGGAAGATGAGGAGGGTGCTGAGGCTGGAGAAGAGCCAGAGAACTGTGAACCTTCATAG